A region of Elusimicrobiota bacterium DNA encodes the following proteins:
- a CDS encoding HAD-IC family P-type ATPase — protein sequence MAHHKTIEELFREISSDPKGLTDQEALGRTGQYGLNVLESRDRPTPMSVFFRQFLNPLVYILVVAASIKAYVKGPLDALVIVGVLLFMAVIGFVQEMRAESAMASLLKLAAAKAKVRREGTVKIIETRDIVPGDILLLEAGDKVAADARMFEVSSLKVNESSLTGESLPVEKKREPLPLDTPLAERKNMVFMGTSVAYGRGFALVVQTGMKTEIGRIAGAVRNIRKEKTSLQKSIDRLGHWLIWVVLSACALLVALGLWKGMDRTEVFMMAVAAAVAAIPESLPAVVTVVLALGMQRMARHNAIIRKLIAVETLGSTTIICSDKTGTLTLNQMTVGKMYSHGQWVEVGGQGYDTAGEFTQEGKSFSATQDPSLRQVLTTALLCNDAHLIKGEDGPDILGDPTEGALVVLAAKAHLDKKSLEERMPRVDEIPFQSENQYMATLHQESGQRVVRVKGSLEKILPMSRFYIDQGAIHPLTDDIRAQFLASADQMSREAMRVLAMAYMEEAPDQTPFTAAVFNGRLVLAGLCGMIDPPREEAKKSIALCRGGGIKVVMATGDNKVTASAIAKAIGLTDGEVLTGRDLEGMNEADLAGRVEGVSVFARIEPLHKLRIVNAFKSRGHVVAMTGDGVNDAPALESADIGIAMGITGTDVAKEASNMVLADDNFSSIVTAVEEGRAIFNRLRNVLLFSLTTCFGELLVLLLSVAFIGHAALVPLQILWINLVTGALMAIPLGLEPRVGDELNYPPRNNRVGLLFPGMVLRVIFLSSMLGIGSFLVFAWTYRHYEIHEARTMAFCSVVIFEWLVGFNARSDQYTIFRLGFFKNRPLFLAVLLGVVLQLILVYVPIFHDPFDTVPLKPWHWGIALLPGLCIFFVETARKLIAPKLFHYRKWTG from the coding sequence ATGGCTCACCATAAAACAATTGAAGAGTTATTCAGAGAAATTTCGTCCGATCCCAAGGGGTTGACGGACCAAGAGGCCCTTGGGCGAACGGGCCAATACGGCCTGAATGTTCTGGAATCCCGTGACCGGCCCACGCCGATGTCCGTCTTCTTCCGTCAATTCCTAAACCCCCTGGTTTATATTCTTGTGGTCGCCGCGAGCATTAAAGCGTATGTGAAGGGGCCGTTGGATGCGTTGGTCATTGTCGGCGTTCTTTTATTCATGGCGGTGATCGGCTTTGTTCAGGAGATGCGGGCCGAGAGCGCCATGGCCTCTTTGCTCAAGTTGGCCGCGGCGAAAGCCAAGGTTCGCCGGGAGGGGACGGTGAAGATCATCGAAACCCGCGACATAGTTCCCGGGGATATCCTCCTGCTTGAAGCGGGTGATAAGGTGGCGGCGGACGCGCGGATGTTTGAAGTGTCAAGCCTCAAAGTGAACGAGTCGTCGTTGACGGGGGAATCCCTCCCCGTCGAAAAAAAGCGTGAGCCCCTGCCTCTGGATACGCCCTTGGCGGAACGTAAGAACATGGTTTTTATGGGAACATCGGTGGCCTATGGCCGCGGCTTTGCGTTGGTGGTCCAGACCGGGATGAAAACAGAGATCGGACGGATCGCAGGGGCTGTTCGGAATATCCGCAAAGAAAAAACCTCTTTGCAAAAGAGCATTGATCGGTTAGGGCACTGGCTGATTTGGGTTGTCCTGTCGGCGTGCGCCCTCCTGGTGGCGTTGGGTTTATGGAAAGGGATGGATCGGACCGAAGTGTTTATGATGGCGGTGGCGGCCGCGGTGGCCGCGATACCGGAATCCTTGCCGGCCGTCGTGACCGTCGTGCTGGCGCTGGGAATGCAGAGAATGGCCCGCCACAACGCGATTATTCGCAAGCTGATCGCGGTGGAAACGCTTGGTTCCACAACGATCATTTGTTCGGATAAGACCGGAACATTGACCCTTAATCAAATGACCGTTGGTAAGATGTACTCCCATGGGCAGTGGGTGGAGGTGGGTGGCCAGGGCTATGACACGGCCGGTGAATTTACGCAAGAGGGGAAAAGTTTTTCGGCGACGCAGGACCCGTCCCTGCGCCAGGTTTTAACCACCGCCCTTCTCTGCAATGATGCCCATTTAATTAAGGGGGAGGACGGCCCTGATATTTTGGGCGATCCCACCGAAGGCGCCCTGGTTGTTCTGGCGGCCAAAGCCCACCTGGACAAGAAATCGCTTGAGGAGAGGATGCCGCGCGTTGACGAAATCCCCTTTCAGAGTGAAAACCAATACATGGCGACCTTGCACCAAGAGTCCGGCCAACGGGTAGTCAGAGTAAAAGGGTCGCTGGAGAAGATCTTGCCGATGTCTCGGTTTTACATCGACCAAGGCGCCATTCACCCGTTGACGGATGACATCCGCGCCCAGTTCCTGGCATCAGCCGATCAGATGTCCCGTGAGGCCATGCGTGTGCTGGCGATGGCTTATATGGAAGAGGCCCCTGATCAAACTCCTTTCACAGCGGCGGTCTTTAACGGACGGCTGGTTCTGGCCGGGCTCTGCGGCATGATCGATCCCCCTCGCGAGGAGGCGAAGAAGTCCATCGCGCTTTGCCGGGGTGGAGGGATCAAGGTTGTGATGGCCACGGGGGATAACAAGGTGACCGCCAGTGCCATTGCCAAGGCGATCGGCCTGACGGATGGCGAGGTTCTCACCGGCCGGGATCTGGAAGGCATGAATGAGGCGGATCTAGCGGGCCGGGTGGAAGGTGTTTCCGTTTTTGCCCGCATCGAGCCTTTGCATAAGCTTCGCATTGTCAATGCTTTCAAGAGCCGGGGCCACGTGGTGGCCATGACGGGGGACGGGGTGAATGATGCTCCGGCGCTGGAGTCGGCGGATATTGGCATTGCCATGGGGATCACCGGAACGGACGTGGCTAAAGAAGCGTCCAACATGGTTCTGGCGGACGACAACTTTTCCTCGATTGTGACGGCGGTGGAGGAGGGCCGGGCGATATTTAACCGGTTGCGCAATGTGCTCTTGTTCAGCCTAACAACCTGTTTCGGTGAACTGCTCGTGCTGTTGTTGAGCGTGGCGTTCATTGGCCACGCGGCGCTGGTTCCACTGCAAATCTTGTGGATCAACCTGGTGACGGGCGCCCTGATGGCTATTCCGCTGGGCCTGGAGCCTCGCGTGGGGGACGAGCTTAATTACCCGCCGAGAAATAACCGCGTGGGTTTACTTTTTCCAGGCATGGTCTTGCGTGTGATATTTCTATCGAGCATGCTCGGCATTGGATCCTTTTTGGTGTTTGCCTGGACGTACCGGCACTACGAGATCCACGAAGCCCGGACCATGGCTTTTTGCTCGGTCGTGATCTTTGAATGGCTGGTGGGTTTTAACGCGCGGTCCGATCAATATACGATCTTTCGCCTTGGTTTTTTCAAGAACCGCCCGCTTTTCCTGGCCGTTCTGCTGGGGGTTGTTTTGCAGTTGATTTTGGTCTATGTTCCCATCTTTCATGATCCGTTTGATACTGTGCCGTTAAAACCCTGGCATTGGGGCATCGCGCTTCTCCCGGGTTTGTGCATCTTTTTTGTTGAAACGGCGCGAAAGTTGATCGCGCCAAAATTGTTTCACTACAGGAAGTGGACCGGTTGA
- the crtI gene encoding phytoene desaturase, with protein MNQTPKKPKKIVIVGAGPGGLTSAMILARRGFEVSVYEAKSVVGGRNAPIRAEGFTFDTGPTFLMMRFILAEMFQEAGRDVEKYLTFKKLDPLYRLRFEDREVAVSSDHAAMRREIGRVFPGSEPGFDKFLKDEGERYEKLYPCIQRDYSSLGSFLSLDLLKAVPALGVGRSLFKNLGRYFKPEKLKLSFTFQAKYLGMSPWDCPALFTMLPYIEHAYGVEHVMGGLNQISQAMARVVEEWGGKIHLSSPVQSLVLDGRRVTGVRLKSGETVTADEVVINADFAHAMSHLVPGGKLKKYTPKKLAKKQYSCSTFMIYLGIDGKVPLDHHTIFFAKDYKANLHDISTRKVLSDDISFYIQNASATDPSLAPEGKSALYILVPAPNQSGSVDWAAQKETFKNHVLDLVVERSGIKDLRSRIRVERVITPLDWEKDGLIYQGATFNLAHTFSQLLYLRPRNKFEELDHCYLVGGGTHPGSGLPTIYESARISSNLICKKHGVPFPPVPALPAEV; from the coding sequence ATGAACCAAACCCCCAAAAAACCAAAAAAAATCGTCATCGTCGGCGCCGGTCCCGGCGGGTTGACCAGCGCCATGATCTTGGCCCGGCGGGGGTTTGAGGTATCGGTTTACGAAGCCAAATCCGTGGTGGGGGGGAGAAACGCGCCCATCCGGGCGGAGGGGTTTACGTTCGACACGGGGCCCACCTTTTTGATGATGCGCTTCATTCTGGCTGAGATGTTTCAGGAAGCGGGGCGTGACGTCGAAAAATATTTGACTTTCAAAAAACTCGACCCTCTATACCGTCTCCGGTTTGAGGACCGTGAGGTGGCGGTCTCTTCCGACCACGCGGCCATGCGCCGGGAAATCGGCCGGGTGTTCCCGGGAAGCGAGCCGGGGTTTGATAAATTTTTGAAAGACGAAGGGGAACGATACGAAAAGCTTTATCCCTGCATCCAGCGGGATTACTCCAGCCTCGGCTCTTTTCTGTCGTTGGATCTCTTGAAGGCCGTTCCCGCCCTTGGCGTGGGCCGGTCGCTGTTTAAAAACCTGGGCCGCTATTTTAAACCGGAAAAACTCAAACTCTCCTTCACGTTCCAGGCGAAATACCTGGGCATGTCGCCCTGGGATTGCCCGGCGCTGTTCACCATGCTTCCCTACATCGAGCATGCCTACGGCGTTGAGCACGTGATGGGCGGGCTTAACCAAATTTCCCAGGCCATGGCCCGCGTGGTGGAAGAATGGGGGGGTAAAATCCATCTTTCAAGCCCGGTTCAATCCTTGGTTCTGGACGGCCGACGGGTGACAGGTGTCCGATTAAAATCAGGCGAAACCGTCACCGCCGACGAAGTGGTGATTAACGCCGACTTCGCCCACGCCATGTCCCACTTGGTTCCCGGGGGGAAACTCAAAAAATACACGCCCAAAAAGTTGGCCAAGAAGCAATATTCCTGTTCCACGTTCATGATCTACCTGGGCATTGACGGGAAGGTTCCGCTGGACCACCACACCATCTTTTTCGCGAAGGATTACAAAGCCAACCTGCACGACATATCCACCCGCAAGGTGCTGTCCGACGACATTTCGTTCTATATTCAAAATGCCTCCGCCACGGACCCGTCCCTGGCGCCCGAGGGGAAATCCGCCCTCTATATCCTGGTCCCCGCGCCCAACCAATCCGGTTCGGTGGATTGGGCCGCCCAAAAAGAAACCTTCAAAAACCACGTGTTGGACTTGGTGGTGGAACGGTCCGGCATCAAGGATCTTCGGAGCCGAATCCGGGTGGAACGCGTGATCACCCCGCTCGATTGGGAAAAGGACGGCCTTATTTATCAGGGGGCCACTTTCAACCTGGCCCATACGTTTTCTCAATTGTTGTATTTGCGGCCGCGGAACAAATTTGAGGAACTGGACCATTGTTACCTGGTGGGCGGTGGAACCCACCCCGGAAGCGGACTGCCCACGATCTACGAGTCCGCTCGGATCTCCTCCAACCTGATTTGCAAAAAGCACGGCGTGCCGTTCCCGCCAGTCCCCGCCCTGCCCGCGGAGGTCTAA